The Catenuloplanes niger genome includes a window with the following:
- a CDS encoding carbohydrate-binding module family 20 domain-containing protein, whose amino-acid sequence MKKLIARALVPVAVAAAGLAGVTVDARAAAVPLNTGDVTANLWEWNWRSIGAACRDHLGPAGYGAVQVAPPAESISLATSDSGAHPWWEVYQPVSYKLTSRLGTRAEFAAMVTACHTAGVRVYVDAVINHTAGANNTLTTTYGGSTVNPSGYSYPAVPYGYDDFHHANDGYCADADAVIDDWNNVAEVQNCMLLSLSDLKTQSTTVRSKIAAYLNDLIGLGVDGFRVDAAKHVARADFTAIRGLLNPTTAEGRAPYIAQEIFTGSTNPELQPAAFTSNGDVLGFSYAQGLRTQFVNGTLSNLAGIPSWSLDATSDQTAAMITNHDLERDGTTLRYQDGARYTLANYFLLAYPYGQPFVYDGFAFSTSNTGASPPADGNGFVTDANCGTGQWQCLHRSTGVKGMVGWRNATAAATTVSDFTATASNVIGFRRGALGWFGLNASGGASTATYRTGLPDGVYCDVITGGATGSGCTGSSVTVSGGSATVTIPANGAFAIHAGSRSGGGTGTPTPNPTGNVAVTFNATVTTTWGTNVFVAGNVPALGGWNPASAVPLSSAGYPVWSGTVTLPPNTAIEYKYLKKDANGTVTWESGGNRTFTTGAGGATIRSESWK is encoded by the coding sequence ATGAAGAAACTCATCGCACGAGCACTCGTACCGGTCGCGGTGGCCGCGGCCGGCCTCGCCGGGGTGACGGTCGACGCCCGCGCCGCCGCCGTCCCCCTGAACACCGGCGACGTCACCGCGAACCTCTGGGAGTGGAACTGGCGCTCGATCGGCGCCGCCTGCCGCGACCACCTCGGCCCGGCCGGCTACGGCGCGGTCCAGGTCGCGCCGCCGGCCGAGTCGATCAGCCTGGCCACCAGCGACAGCGGCGCACACCCGTGGTGGGAGGTGTACCAGCCGGTCTCGTACAAGCTGACCAGCCGGCTCGGCACCCGCGCGGAGTTCGCCGCCATGGTCACCGCCTGCCACACCGCGGGCGTGCGCGTCTACGTGGACGCGGTCATCAACCACACGGCCGGCGCGAACAACACGCTGACCACCACGTACGGCGGATCCACGGTCAACCCGTCCGGCTACTCGTACCCGGCGGTGCCGTACGGCTACGACGACTTCCACCACGCGAACGACGGCTACTGCGCGGACGCGGACGCGGTGATCGACGACTGGAACAACGTCGCCGAGGTGCAGAACTGCATGCTGCTGTCGCTCTCGGACCTGAAGACCCAGAGCACGACGGTACGGTCGAAGATCGCCGCCTACCTGAACGACCTGATCGGGCTGGGCGTGGACGGCTTCCGGGTGGACGCGGCCAAGCACGTCGCGCGCGCCGACTTCACCGCGATCCGCGGGCTGCTGAACCCGACCACGGCGGAGGGGCGGGCGCCGTACATCGCGCAGGAGATCTTCACCGGCTCGACCAACCCGGAGCTGCAACCGGCCGCGTTCACCTCGAACGGCGACGTGCTCGGCTTCTCCTACGCGCAGGGGCTGCGCACCCAGTTCGTCAACGGCACGCTGAGCAACCTGGCCGGCATCCCGTCGTGGAGCCTGGACGCGACGAGCGACCAAACCGCCGCGATGATCACCAACCACGACCTGGAGCGGGACGGTACGACGCTGCGCTACCAGGACGGCGCGCGGTACACGCTGGCGAACTACTTCCTGCTGGCGTACCCGTACGGCCAGCCGTTCGTCTACGACGGGTTCGCGTTCAGCACGTCGAACACCGGCGCGTCGCCGCCCGCGGACGGAAACGGCTTCGTCACGGACGCGAACTGCGGCACCGGTCAGTGGCAGTGCCTGCACCGGTCCACCGGAGTGAAGGGCATGGTCGGCTGGCGCAACGCGACCGCGGCCGCCACCACGGTCTCCGACTTCACCGCGACCGCGAGCAACGTGATCGGGTTCCGGCGCGGCGCGCTCGGCTGGTTCGGGCTGAACGCGTCCGGCGGCGCGTCGACCGCGACCTACCGCACCGGGCTGCCGGACGGCGTCTACTGCGACGTGATCACCGGCGGGGCGACGGGCAGTGGCTGCACCGGCTCGTCGGTGACCGTCTCCGGCGGCAGCGCGACCGTGACCATCCCGGCGAACGGGGCGTTCGCCATCCACGCCGGCTCGCGGTCCGGCGGTGGCACCGGCACGCCGACGCCGAACCCGACCGGGAACGTCGCGGTGACGTTCAACGCGACCGTGACCACCACCTGGGGCACGAACGTGTTCGTGGCCGGCAACGTGCCCGCGCTCGGCGGGTGGAACCCGGCCTCGGCGGTGCCGCTGTCCTCGGCCGGCTACCCGGTCTGGTCCGGCACCGTGACGCTGCCGCCGAACACCGCGATCGAGTACAAGTACCTCAAGAAGGACGCGAACGGGACCGTCACGTGGGAGTCCGGCGGCAACCGGACGTTCACCACCGGCGCGGGTGGCGCGACCATCCGCAGCGAGTCCTGGAAGTAA
- the ptsP gene encoding phosphoenolpyruvate--protein phosphotransferase, which produces MAELTGIGVSAGLAGGPLLRIAAVPALPEPAPVADTAAEVEKAFAALAEVVADLGRRADRATDATVAEVLRAEAMMADDPMLREAVQEGIEGGTDAVHAIDAAFATHRAAFEAAGGYLAERVADLDDLRNRAVAVCLGRPMPGVPQPGHPYVLAARDLAPADTADLDPQQVVGLITADGGPTSHTAILARALGLPAVVSCKGILDVEDGTLVTLDGTTGVVETGVSAEAVDAVRAKASEAAKAIADSSGPGRTSDGHAVALLANVGSGKDATAAASADAEGVGLFRTELLFLDRTREPGLDEQVAAYREVFAAMAGRRVVIRTLDAGADKPLPFLHQDGEPNPALGVRGLRIARQRPDVLTTQLAAIAQAAIQTDADVWVMAPMVSTVAEAAEFAAAVHAAGLPKAGVMIEVPAAALRAEKLLGVVDFLSIGTNDLSQYTFAADRQVGTLAELLDPWQPALLQLIAACGAAGKATGKSVGVCGEAASDPALAPVLAGLGITSLSMSARALPAVRASLAAHTLAECERLAAAVLDAEDPAQARKLVS; this is translated from the coding sequence ATGGCTGAGCTGACCGGCATCGGGGTCAGCGCGGGCCTGGCGGGCGGTCCGCTGCTGCGGATCGCCGCCGTACCGGCGCTGCCCGAGCCGGCCCCGGTCGCGGACACCGCGGCCGAGGTGGAGAAGGCGTTCGCCGCGCTGGCCGAGGTCGTCGCCGACCTCGGCCGGCGGGCCGACCGGGCCACCGACGCCACGGTCGCGGAGGTGCTGCGCGCCGAGGCGATGATGGCGGACGACCCGATGCTGCGCGAGGCCGTGCAGGAGGGCATCGAGGGCGGTACGGACGCGGTGCACGCGATCGACGCCGCGTTCGCCACCCACCGGGCCGCGTTCGAGGCGGCCGGCGGCTACCTCGCCGAGCGCGTCGCGGACCTGGACGACCTGCGGAACCGCGCGGTCGCGGTCTGCCTCGGCCGGCCGATGCCGGGCGTGCCGCAGCCGGGCCACCCGTACGTGCTGGCCGCCCGCGACCTGGCCCCGGCCGACACCGCGGATCTCGATCCGCAGCAGGTCGTCGGCCTGATCACCGCGGACGGCGGCCCGACCAGCCACACCGCGATCCTGGCCCGCGCGCTGGGGCTCCCGGCCGTGGTGTCCTGCAAGGGCATCCTGGACGTCGAGGACGGCACGCTGGTCACGCTGGACGGCACCACCGGCGTCGTCGAGACCGGGGTCTCCGCCGAGGCGGTCGACGCCGTCCGGGCGAAGGCGTCCGAGGCCGCGAAGGCGATCGCGGACTCGTCGGGACCGGGCCGGACCTCCGACGGCCACGCGGTCGCGCTGCTCGCGAACGTGGGCAGCGGTAAGGACGCCACGGCCGCGGCCTCCGCCGATGCCGAGGGCGTCGGGCTGTTCCGCACCGAGCTGCTGTTCCTGGACCGCACCCGCGAGCCCGGCCTGGACGAGCAGGTCGCGGCGTACCGCGAGGTCTTCGCCGCGATGGCGGGCCGCCGCGTGGTGATCCGCACGCTGGACGCGGGCGCGGACAAGCCGCTGCCGTTCCTGCACCAGGACGGCGAGCCGAACCCGGCGCTCGGCGTGCGCGGCCTGCGCATCGCCCGCCAGCGCCCGGACGTGCTCACCACGCAGCTGGCCGCGATCGCCCAGGCCGCGATCCAGACGGACGCGGACGTGTGGGTGATGGCCCCGATGGTCTCCACCGTCGCCGAGGCCGCGGAGTTCGCGGCCGCGGTGCACGCGGCCGGGCTGCCCAAGGCCGGCGTGATGATCGAGGTGCCGGCCGCGGCGCTGCGGGCCGAGAAGCTGCTCGGCGTGGTCGACTTCCTCAGCATCGGCACCAACGACCTGAGCCAGTACACGTTCGCCGCGGACCGGCAGGTCGGCACGCTCGCCGAGCTGCTCGACCCGTGGCAGCCCGCGCTGCTGCAGCTCATCGCGGCCTGTGGCGCCGCGGGCAAGGCGACCGGCAAGTCCGTCGGCGTCTGCGGTGAGGCCGCGTCCGACCCGGCGCTCGCGCCGGTGCTGGCCGGTCTCGGGATCACCAGCCTGAGCATGTCCGCCCGTGCGCTGCCCGCGGTCCGCGCGTCGCTGGCCGCGCACACGCTGGCCGAGTGTGAGCGGCTGGCCGCCGCCGTGCTCGACGCGGAGGACCCGGCTCAGGCCCGAAAGCTCGTCTCCTAG
- a CDS encoding HPr family phosphocarrier protein: MPTRTVTVGSASGLHARPAALFVQAAAAAPVKVTIQVGEKRAVPANSMLSVLSLGAKKGTEVVLAAEGDGADEALDSLADLLARDLDAEEPANG; encoded by the coding sequence ATGCCTACTCGCACCGTTACCGTCGGATCCGCGAGCGGCCTGCACGCCCGTCCGGCCGCGCTCTTCGTCCAGGCCGCCGCCGCGGCGCCGGTCAAGGTGACGATCCAGGTGGGGGAGAAGCGCGCCGTCCCGGCGAACAGCATGCTCTCCGTCCTCTCGCTCGGTGCCAAGAAGGGCACCGAGGTGGTCCTCGCGGCCGAGGGCGACGGGGCCGACGAGGCGCTGGACAGCCTCGCCGACCTGCTCGCCCGCGACCTCGACGCCGAGGAGCCGGCCAATGGCTGA
- a CDS encoding zinc-dependent dehydrogenase, with protein sequence MKVVRFHAPGDVRFEDMPEPEAGPGEVKIRVRNCSTCGTDVKISKFGHHHIHPPRVMGHEIAGEIVALGDGVEGWAEGDRVQVIAAIPCGKCDECKRGRMTICPNQESMGYHYEGGFAQFMVVPAKVLAVNGLNRIPEGVSFAEASVAEPLACVLNGQELARVGEGDDVVVVGSGPIGCLHVRLAKARGANRVFLVDLNRARLDMAADLVKPDLAIAGEEVDVVQAVLDATDGRGADVIITAAASGAAQEQALQMVARQGRVSFFGGLPKDKPTVTVDSNLVHYRELTIVGANGSSPAHNAEALRLIATGAVPVADLITHRLPLDGAIDAFGIVARGEAIKVTIEP encoded by the coding sequence ATGAAGGTCGTGCGTTTCCACGCCCCCGGTGACGTCCGCTTCGAGGACATGCCGGAGCCGGAGGCCGGCCCGGGCGAGGTCAAGATCCGGGTGCGCAACTGTTCCACCTGCGGTACCGACGTCAAGATCTCCAAGTTCGGCCACCACCACATCCACCCGCCGCGGGTGATGGGCCACGAGATCGCCGGTGAGATCGTCGCGCTGGGTGACGGCGTCGAGGGCTGGGCCGAGGGCGACCGGGTGCAGGTCATCGCCGCCATCCCGTGCGGGAAGTGCGACGAGTGCAAGCGCGGCCGGATGACGATCTGCCCGAACCAGGAGTCGATGGGCTACCACTACGAGGGTGGCTTCGCGCAGTTCATGGTCGTACCGGCGAAGGTCCTGGCCGTCAACGGCCTCAACCGCATCCCGGAGGGCGTCAGCTTCGCCGAGGCGTCCGTGGCCGAGCCGCTGGCCTGCGTGCTCAACGGCCAGGAGCTGGCCCGGGTGGGCGAGGGCGACGACGTGGTGGTCGTCGGCTCCGGCCCGATCGGCTGCCTGCACGTCCGCCTGGCCAAGGCGCGCGGCGCGAACCGCGTCTTCCTGGTCGACCTGAACCGCGCCCGCCTGGACATGGCCGCCGACCTGGTGAAGCCGGACCTGGCGATCGCCGGCGAGGAGGTCGACGTGGTCCAGGCGGTGCTGGACGCCACGGACGGCCGCGGCGCCGACGTGATCATCACGGCCGCCGCCTCCGGCGCCGCCCAGGAGCAGGCGCTGCAGATGGTCGCCCGCCAGGGCCGGGTCAGCTTCTTCGGCGGTCTGCCGAAGGACAAGCCCACCGTCACGGTCGACTCCAACCTGGTGCACTACCGCGAGCTGACCATCGTCGGCGCGAACGGCTCCAGCCCGGCGCACAACGCGGAGGCGCTGCGCCTGATCGCCACCGGCGCGGTCCCGGTCGCCGACCTGATCACGCACCGGTTGCCGCTGGACGGCGCGATCGACGCGTTCGGCATCGTCGCCCGCGGCGAGGCCATCAAGGTCACGATCGAGCCCTGA
- a CDS encoding PTS sugar transporter subunit IIA gives MSELLEERAIRLDAVAADRDAAIRLCGETLVAIGAAEAGYIDTMLAREQSVSTYVGEGVAIPHGTLGGKELVNRDALAVLRFPEAVDWDGNPVSVCVAIAAKGDGHVELLSALAEILLDPDQARALREATEIDDVLRLLKPVGGDQ, from the coding sequence ATGTCTGAGCTGCTGGAGGAGCGGGCCATCCGGCTCGACGCGGTCGCGGCCGACCGGGACGCGGCGATCCGCCTGTGCGGCGAGACGCTGGTCGCGATCGGCGCGGCCGAGGCCGGTTACATCGACACGATGCTGGCCCGTGAGCAGTCCGTCTCCACGTACGTCGGCGAGGGTGTGGCGATCCCGCACGGCACGCTCGGCGGCAAGGAACTGGTGAACCGGGACGCGCTGGCCGTGCTGCGCTTCCCGGAGGCCGTGGACTGGGACGGCAACCCCGTCTCCGTCTGCGTGGCGATCGCGGCCAAGGGCGACGGGCACGTCGAGCTGCTCTCCGCGCTGGCCGAGATCCTTCTCGACCCGGACCAGGCCCGCGCACTCCGCGAGGCCACCGAAATCGACGATGTACTCCGGCTGCTGAAGCCGGTTGGAGGGGACCAGTAA
- a CDS encoding PTS lactose transporter subunit IIB: MATINGSDIKKLVVACDAGMGSSVMLASTLRKQLVKNGVTVEHTPVNSIPADADLVVCHSGLAARARASAPGKPVVPFQVFLGDPAVTKVVKAIQTGEDINV, translated from the coding sequence ATGGCAACCATCAACGGCAGTGACATCAAGAAGCTCGTCGTCGCCTGCGACGCGGGCATGGGCAGCAGCGTCATGCTCGCCAGCACGCTGCGCAAGCAGCTGGTGAAGAACGGCGTGACCGTCGAGCACACCCCGGTGAACTCGATCCCCGCCGACGCCGACCTGGTGGTCTGCCACAGCGGTCTGGCCGCCCGCGCGCGGGCCAGCGCGCCCGGCAAGCCGGTCGTGCCGTTCCAGGTCTTCCTGGGCGACCCGGCCGTCACCAAGGTCGTCAAGGCGATCCAGACCGGTGAGGACATCAATGTCTGA
- a CDS encoding PTS mannitol transporter subunit IICB, whose amino-acid sequence MSTYTPEVQGSGFRAWVQRIGGHLAGMVMPNIGAFIAWGLITALFIPTGWIPNEGLAQLVDPMIKYLLPILIGYTGGRIVHGQRGAVVGAVATMGVIVGAEIPMFLGAMIIGPLAAFVIKLFDKAIEGKIRPGFEMLVDNFSAGIVGGAFALLAKVSVGPVVERVMTLLGNGVDWLVDHSLLPVVSVLVEPAKVLFLNNAINHGVFTPLGVQQVAENGKSIMYMIESNPGPGLGLLLAYFFFGPKLLRPSTPAAMIIHFFGGIHEIYFPYVLMKPRLILAMIAGGAAGVTTFMITGAGLTASPSPGSIFAYAAMTPRGVGNWIGMIAGVLIAAAVSFAVASLLLGFGRLKEDQEVDDASAEALGADTADDSVKAGNPAVARNAEPGTA is encoded by the coding sequence ATGAGCACATACACCCCTGAGGTTCAGGGCTCAGGCTTCCGGGCCTGGGTCCAGCGAATCGGCGGCCACCTGGCCGGCATGGTCATGCCCAACATCGGCGCGTTCATCGCGTGGGGTCTGATCACCGCGCTGTTCATCCCGACCGGCTGGATCCCGAACGAGGGTCTCGCCCAGCTCGTCGACCCGATGATCAAGTACCTGCTGCCGATCCTGATCGGTTACACAGGTGGCCGGATCGTCCACGGTCAGCGTGGCGCGGTCGTCGGCGCGGTCGCCACCATGGGCGTCATCGTCGGTGCCGAGATCCCGATGTTCCTCGGCGCGATGATCATCGGCCCGCTGGCCGCGTTCGTCATCAAGCTGTTCGACAAGGCGATCGAGGGCAAGATCCGCCCCGGCTTCGAGATGCTGGTCGACAACTTCTCGGCCGGTATCGTCGGCGGCGCGTTCGCGCTGCTCGCGAAGGTGTCCGTCGGCCCGGTCGTCGAGCGCGTGATGACCCTGCTCGGCAACGGCGTCGACTGGCTGGTCGACCACAGCCTGCTGCCCGTCGTCTCGGTCCTGGTCGAGCCGGCCAAGGTGCTGTTCCTGAACAACGCCATCAACCACGGCGTGTTCACCCCGCTCGGCGTCCAGCAGGTCGCCGAGAACGGCAAGTCGATCATGTACATGATCGAGTCGAACCCCGGCCCGGGTCTGGGTCTGCTGCTGGCCTACTTCTTCTTCGGCCCGAAGCTGCTGCGCCCGTCCACCCCGGCCGCGATGATCATCCACTTCTTCGGCGGCATCCACGAGATCTACTTCCCGTACGTGCTGATGAAGCCGCGGCTGATCCTGGCCATGATCGCGGGCGGCGCGGCCGGCGTCACCACCTTCATGATCACGGGTGCCGGTCTGACCGCCTCGCCGTCGCCGGGCAGCATCTTCGCCTACGCCGCGATGACCCCGCGCGGTGTCGGTAACTGGATCGGCATGATCGCCGGTGTCCTGATCGCCGCCGCCGTCTCCTTCGCGGTCGCCTCCCTGCTGCTCGGCTTCGGCCGGCTGAAGGAGGACCAGGAGGTCGACGACGCCTCGGCCGAGGCGCTGGGCGCCGACACCGCGGACGACTCGGTCAAGGCGGGCAACCCGGCCGTGGCCCGCAACGCCGAGCCCGGCACTGCCTGA
- the pfkB gene encoding 1-phosphofructokinase, giving the protein MILTVTLNPSLDRAVEIDTLTRGEVLRATNAHIDPGGKGVNVSRALLANGVASTAVVPCGGEEGAQLVRMLEAEGVAMVAVPIAGRTRSNITIAEPDGTVTKINETGPVLAPAEFAAVIDAVLDAARTADWVVLCGSLPPGPSVEAFGELCARLVAAGARLAVDTSGPALGVAAAAGAALVKPNREELAEAAGAELHTLGDVVEAANALRKAGAGTVLASLGADGAVLIEDSGVTTGKSPVSAPRSTVGAGDALLAGFLSAGATGEAALAEGLAWGAAAVRQPGSRMPGPADMERETVHLDPRPDLGRRLHPRG; this is encoded by the coding sequence ATGATCCTCACGGTCACGCTGAACCCGAGCCTGGACCGGGCCGTGGAGATCGACACGCTCACCCGCGGCGAGGTGCTGCGCGCGACGAACGCGCACATCGACCCGGGCGGCAAGGGCGTCAACGTCTCCCGCGCGCTGCTGGCCAACGGCGTCGCCTCCACGGCCGTGGTGCCGTGCGGCGGCGAGGAGGGCGCGCAGCTGGTGCGGATGCTGGAGGCGGAGGGCGTCGCGATGGTCGCGGTGCCGATCGCCGGCCGCACCCGCTCCAACATCACGATCGCCGAGCCGGACGGCACGGTCACGAAGATAAACGAGACCGGCCCGGTCCTCGCGCCGGCGGAGTTCGCCGCGGTCATCGACGCCGTGCTGGACGCCGCGCGCACCGCGGACTGGGTGGTGCTCTGCGGCAGCCTCCCGCCCGGCCCGTCCGTCGAGGCCTTCGGCGAGCTCTGTGCCCGGCTCGTGGCGGCCGGTGCCCGGCTCGCGGTGGACACCAGCGGCCCGGCGCTCGGCGTCGCGGCCGCGGCCGGTGCCGCGCTGGTCAAGCCGAACCGTGAGGAACTGGCCGAGGCCGCCGGCGCCGAGCTCCACACGCTCGGCGATGTTGTCGAAGCGGCCAATGCACTGCGTAAGGCCGGCGCTGGTACGGTCCTGGCCAGCCTCGGTGCGGACGGCGCGGTCCTGATCGAGGACTCAGGCGTGACCACCGGCAAGTCGCCGGTGAGCGCGCCGCGGAGCACGGTCGGTGCCGGTGACGCGCTGCTGGCCGGGTTCCTGTCCGCGGGCGCGACCGGCGAGGCCGCGCTGGCGGAGGGCCTGGCCTGGGGCGCGGCGGCGGTCCGCCAGCCCGGCAGCCGCATGCCCGGCCCGGCCGACATGGAACGGGAGACCGTTCACCTCGACCCCCGGCCCGACCTGGGCCGGCGGCTTCACCCCCGGGGCTGA
- a CDS encoding DeoR/GlpR family DNA-binding transcription regulator: MYPEERQQEILRLARANGRVDVMALADALNVTAETIRRDLTVLERAGVLRRVHGGAIPVERIGFEPALATRDSVLISEKERIAKAALAEVPAEGAIILDAGTTTARLAQLLPSDRELTVVVNSPVIAASIGLKSNLSVLLLGGRLRGKTLATVDDWALRPLEEMYVDVAFMGTNGLSTERGMTTPDPAEAAVKRAMINASRRVVLLADHTKVGNDYLARFGSMSDLDLLITDNGLDADLADEVEAAGVRVVRA, encoded by the coding sequence ATGTACCCCGAAGAGCGCCAGCAGGAGATCCTGCGGCTCGCACGCGCCAACGGGCGCGTCGATGTCATGGCGCTCGCCGACGCGCTCAACGTAACGGCTGAGACGATCCGGCGCGACCTCACGGTCCTGGAGCGGGCCGGCGTGCTGCGCCGGGTGCACGGCGGGGCGATCCCGGTCGAGCGGATCGGTTTCGAGCCGGCGCTGGCCACCCGCGACTCCGTCCTGATCAGTGAGAAGGAGCGGATCGCGAAGGCGGCGCTCGCGGAGGTGCCCGCCGAGGGGGCGATCATCCTCGACGCCGGCACCACCACGGCGCGACTCGCTCAGCTGCTGCCGTCCGACCGGGAGCTGACCGTCGTGGTCAACTCCCCGGTCATCGCCGCTTCGATCGGCCTCAAGTCCAACCTCAGCGTGCTGCTGCTCGGCGGTCGTCTCCGGGGCAAGACCCTGGCGACCGTCGACGACTGGGCGCTACGTCCTCTCGAGGAGATGTACGTGGACGTCGCCTTCATGGGTACAAACGGGCTCTCCACGGAGCGCGGAATGACGACACCCGACCCGGCCGAGGCCGCGGTCAAGCGCGCGATGATCAACGCGTCCCGCCGGGTGGTGCTGCTCGCCGACCACACCAAGGTCGGCAACGACTACCTGGCCCGGTTCGGGTCGATGTCCGACCTCGACCTGCTGATCACGGACAACGGGCTCGACGCGGACCTGGCCGACGAGGTCGAGGCCGCGGGCGTCCGGGTGGTGCGGGCATGA
- a CDS encoding FAD-dependent oxidoreductase, producing the protein MNDVRRIAIVGAGPAGIYAAEALCRTGAELSIDVLDALPAPFGLVRYGVAPDQKIKSVAAVLGRTLERPAVRFLGNVTVGVHLTVPELRRHYDAVLVTTGAPASRRLDVPGADLPGSRPAGDFVAWYNGHPDRPPAMDLGGPRVAVIGAGNVALDVVRMLVKSVPELVRTDVPDDVVPVLRARRVTDVHVVVRRGPEAVRFTPPELRHLGRLADVDLLVDPADVADPAGTGAGAAVRASAVDILREWSGRAPAGAPRRVWFRFHRRPAEILGRDRVEAVRLASTVRAGDEVTLPVDAVFHAVGFRGVPVPGLPFDAERAIVPNDEGRVAGEPGFYVAGWIGRGPSGVIGDTKVDAARIVRTMLADLPALPFAAEPDPGRVPALLGRRGVRFVTYPQWCRLDALEIARGRAQGRARAKIADRAEMLRACLAQT; encoded by the coding sequence ATGAATGACGTGCGACGCATCGCGATCGTGGGCGCGGGCCCGGCCGGCATCTACGCGGCGGAGGCGCTGTGCCGTACCGGTGCGGAATTGTCGATCGACGTGCTGGACGCGCTGCCGGCGCCGTTCGGGCTGGTGCGCTACGGCGTCGCCCCGGACCAGAAGATCAAGTCGGTGGCCGCGGTGCTCGGCCGGACGCTGGAGCGGCCGGCGGTCCGGTTCCTCGGCAACGTGACGGTCGGCGTGCACCTGACCGTGCCGGAGCTGCGCCGTCACTACGACGCGGTGCTGGTCACCACGGGTGCGCCGGCGAGCCGGCGGCTCGACGTCCCGGGCGCGGACCTGCCCGGCAGCCGGCCCGCGGGTGACTTCGTCGCCTGGTACAACGGGCATCCGGACCGGCCGCCGGCGATGGACCTCGGTGGGCCGCGGGTCGCGGTGATCGGCGCCGGCAACGTGGCGCTGGACGTGGTGCGCATGCTGGTCAAGAGCGTGCCGGAACTGGTACGCACGGACGTGCCGGACGACGTCGTCCCGGTGCTGCGGGCGCGCCGGGTCACCGACGTCCACGTGGTGGTCCGCCGCGGCCCGGAGGCGGTCCGGTTCACCCCGCCGGAGCTGCGCCATCTCGGCCGGCTCGCGGACGTGGACCTGCTGGTGGACCCGGCCGACGTGGCGGACCCGGCGGGCACCGGCGCGGGCGCGGCCGTGCGGGCGAGCGCGGTCGACATCCTGCGCGAGTGGTCCGGGCGGGCGCCGGCCGGTGCGCCGCGCCGGGTGTGGTTCCGGTTCCACCGGCGGCCGGCGGAGATCCTCGGCCGGGACCGGGTCGAGGCGGTGCGGCTGGCCTCGACCGTGCGCGCGGGTGATGAGGTGACGCTGCCGGTCGACGCGGTGTTCCACGCGGTGGGCTTCCGCGGCGTACCCGTGCCGGGGCTGCCCTTCGACGCGGAGCGCGCGATCGTGCCGAACGACGAGGGCCGGGTGGCCGGCGAGCCCGGTTTCTACGTGGCCGGCTGGATCGGGCGCGGCCCGTCCGGGGTGATCGGGGACACCAAGGTGGACGCGGCCCGGATCGTCCGGACGATGCTGGCCGACCTGCCCGCGCTGCCGTTCGCGGCCGAGCCGGACCCGGGGCGCGTGCCGGCGCTGCTCGGGCGCCGCGGCGTCCGGTTCGTCACCTATCCGCAGTGGTGCCGGCTGGATGCTCTGGAGATCGCCCGGGGCCGCGCTCAGGGCCGGGCCCGGGCGAAGATCGCGGACCGGGCGGAGATGCTGCGGGCCTGCCTCGCGCAGACCTGA
- a CDS encoding CG0192-related protein: MAILHKARLVPTKLELLAAWLPGRSWFAGQPDAAVERVAAFRFDDPAGAVGVETMLVRHREVYHVPLTYRGAPLAGADEHLLGTMEHSVLGTRWIYDAAGDPVYATALAHAILTGAGQADEIVDGVRRPSDCRARGTGTASQAPVVHARPAVRDGDPTVITAGGLTLTVARVVDVSGAVPAWAADRERLAAETGDVPFTLAAAHI; the protein is encoded by the coding sequence ATGGCGATCCTTCACAAGGCGCGACTCGTACCGACGAAGCTCGAACTGCTGGCGGCGTGGCTGCCGGGGCGGTCCTGGTTCGCCGGGCAGCCGGATGCGGCGGTGGAGCGGGTGGCGGCGTTCCGGTTCGACGATCCGGCGGGGGCGGTGGGCGTCGAGACGATGCTGGTGCGGCACCGCGAGGTGTACCACGTGCCGCTGACCTACCGGGGCGCGCCGCTGGCCGGGGCCGACGAGCATCTGCTGGGCACGATGGAGCACTCGGTGCTCGGCACCCGGTGGATCTACGACGCGGCCGGGGATCCGGTCTATGCGACCGCGCTGGCGCACGCGATCCTGACCGGGGCCGGCCAGGCGGACGAGATCGTGGACGGCGTGCGGCGCCCGTCGGACTGCCGGGCCCGGGGGACCGGCACGGCGAGTCAGGCGCCGGTGGTGCACGCGCGTCCGGCCGTGCGGGACGGTGACCCGACGGTGATCACGGCGGGCGGGCTGACGCTGACGGTCGCGCGCGTGGTGGACGTCTCGGGTGCGGTCCCGGCGTGGGCGGCGGACCGGGAGCGGCTGGCTGCGGAAACCGGGGACGTCCCGTTCACGCTGGCGGCCGCGCACATCTGA